In Hyphomicrobiales bacterium, a single genomic region encodes these proteins:
- the cobN gene encoding cobaltochelatase subunit CobN yields the protein MHLLAAQSGVIADGTEAVDLAQTRADIVVLSAADSELAALARAHDGLGPEAPSLRLANIMSLGHNLSVDLYMQCPVASAMLVVLRLLGGAGYWAYGLERIEATCRERDVKLAVLPGGTVRDEELQARSTLPPDAVETLRGYLAEGGPENAENFLRLCAHLIGRGEAPTEARPLLKAGLYWPACAEPALDELRTEWRQGAPIVALVFYRALIEGGNLEPLDALIAALGERDLNPLPVFVGSLKDELSAATLARLFEAAPPSLVLNATGFAVAGQGDDPLIVPDAPVLQIVFSGSSREAWADGSQGLSARDLAMNVVLPELDGRILSRAVSFKADAVRHAATEMNIVTYRAEADRIAFVADLAKAWVRLKEAAPADRRLAVILANYPNRDGRIGNGVGYDTPASTINILRALKAAGHAVDAIPADGQALMRALTQGVTNRLGSADNRSDAALRLADYRRYFESLPQAVRDAVTARWGAPEDDPFMREDAFRLPVLRCGNAVVAIQPARGYNIDPKSTYHDPGLVPPHGYFAFYFWLGHAFDAHAVVHNGKHGNLEWLPGKALALSASCYPEAALGALPNLYPFIVNDPGEGSQAKRRTSAVIVDHLTPPLTRAESYGPLSDLEALIDEYYLASGLDPRRRALLRAEILDLTRASGLDVDAGMGDAADEDTALARLDTYLCELKEAQIRDGLHVLGEAPQGRLETDILVALTRVPRAMGEGGDRSLIRALSADLKLDDFDPLDCDLGTPWQGPSPAALKPLIDDPWRNSGDTVERLERLAADLVAGTARFDPEWRATAAVLSEIEQTIRPALRACGEREIAGLLAGLDGRFVAPGPAGAPTRGRLDVLPTGRNFYSLDTRAVPTPSAWRLGRKSAERLLQRHFQEHGRYPQSLGLSVWGTSNMRTGGDDIAQALALIGAEPAWDRTNGRVTGFNVIPFAKLARPRVDVTLRISGLFRDAFPMQIDLFDSAVRAVAALDEEQADNPIAARVAAEAEELRAAGLPAEEAQHRAGHRVFGSKPGTYGAGLQALIDEKLWASREDLARAYIDWGGHAYGAGAAGARDTQGFRRRLSGVEAVVHNQDNREHDLLDSDDYYQFEGGMSAAVEHVSGARPVVYHNDHSLPERPVIRTLEEEVGRVVRARVVNPKWIAGVMRHGYKGAFEIAATLDYMFAFAATTGAVRPHHFELAYDAFIADLAVRAFIAEANPAALEEISDRFLEAIDRGLWTPKSNAAYRELKALAGARE from the coding sequence ATGCACCTCCTCGCCGCCCAGTCGGGCGTCATCGCCGACGGGACCGAGGCGGTCGATCTCGCCCAGACCCGGGCCGACATCGTCGTGCTGTCGGCCGCCGATTCCGAGCTGGCCGCACTCGCCCGCGCCCATGACGGGCTTGGGCCCGAGGCGCCCTCGCTGCGGCTCGCCAACATCATGTCGCTCGGACACAATCTGTCCGTCGATCTCTACATGCAATGCCCCGTGGCGAGCGCGATGCTCGTCGTGCTGCGGCTTCTCGGCGGCGCCGGCTATTGGGCCTACGGCCTGGAACGGATCGAGGCGACCTGCCGCGAGCGCGACGTCAAGCTCGCGGTGCTGCCCGGCGGCACCGTGCGCGACGAGGAATTGCAGGCGCGCTCGACGCTTCCCCCCGACGCGGTCGAGACGCTGCGCGGCTATCTCGCCGAGGGCGGGCCGGAAAACGCGGAAAATTTCCTGCGCCTCTGCGCCCATCTGATCGGCCGTGGCGAAGCGCCGACGGAGGCCAGGCCGTTGTTGAAAGCGGGTCTCTATTGGCCGGCTTGCGCCGAGCCCGCGCTCGATGAGCTGCGCACGGAATGGCGCCAGGGCGCGCCCATCGTGGCGCTCGTCTTCTACCGGGCGCTGATCGAGGGCGGCAATCTGGAGCCGCTCGATGCGCTGATCGCGGCGCTCGGCGAACGGGACCTCAATCCGCTGCCGGTGTTCGTCGGCAGCTTGAAGGACGAGTTGAGCGCGGCAACGCTCGCGCGGCTGTTCGAAGCCGCCCCGCCCAGCCTGGTGCTCAACGCCACCGGTTTCGCGGTCGCAGGACAGGGCGACGATCCGCTGATCGTCCCGGACGCGCCGGTGCTGCAGATCGTCTTTTCGGGCTCGAGCCGCGAAGCCTGGGCCGACGGCAGTCAGGGCCTTTCGGCCCGCGATTTGGCGATGAACGTGGTGCTGCCGGAGCTCGACGGTCGCATCCTTTCCCGCGCCGTCTCGTTCAAGGCGGATGCGGTGCGTCACGCGGCGACCGAAATGAATATCGTGACCTATCGGGCCGAAGCAGACCGCATCGCCTTCGTCGCCGACCTCGCCAAGGCCTGGGTGCGGCTCAAGGAAGCCGCGCCCGCGGATCGCCGCCTCGCCGTCATTCTTGCCAACTATCCCAACCGCGACGGGCGCATCGGCAACGGCGTCGGCTACGACACGCCGGCGAGCACGATCAATATCCTGCGGGCGCTGAAGGCGGCGGGCCATGCGGTCGATGCGATTCCCGCAGACGGCCAGGCGCTGATGCGCGCGCTGACCCAAGGCGTCACCAACCGCCTCGGCAGCGCCGACAACAGGAGCGATGCCGCGCTTCGGCTTGCCGACTATCGCCGGTATTTCGAATCACTGCCCCAGGCGGTGCGCGACGCGGTCACGGCGCGTTGGGGGGCGCCCGAGGACGATCCCTTTATGCGGGAGGACGCCTTCCGCCTGCCCGTGCTGCGTTGCGGCAACGCCGTGGTCGCGATCCAGCCGGCGCGCGGCTACAATATCGACCCGAAATCGACCTATCACGATCCGGGGCTGGTGCCGCCGCACGGCTACTTCGCCTTCTATTTCTGGCTGGGGCACGCATTCGACGCCCATGCGGTCGTCCACAACGGCAAGCACGGCAATCTGGAATGGCTGCCGGGCAAGGCGCTGGCGCTCTCGGCATCGTGCTACCCGGAGGCCGCGCTCGGGGCGCTGCCCAACCTCTATCCCTTCATCGTCAACGACCCCGGCGAGGGCAGCCAGGCCAAGCGCCGCACCAGTGCCGTCATCGTCGATCATCTGACCCCGCCGCTGACCCGGGCGGAGAGCTACGGGCCGCTCAGCGACCTCGAGGCGCTGATCGACGAATATTATCTCGCCTCCGGCCTCGACCCGCGCCGGCGCGCGCTGTTACGCGCGGAGATCCTCGATCTGACGCGGGCAAGCGGCCTCGACGTCGACGCCGGAATGGGCGACGCGGCTGACGAGGACACCGCGCTGGCGCGGCTCGACACCTATCTCTGCGAATTGAAAGAGGCGCAGATCCGCGACGGGTTGCATGTGCTCGGCGAGGCGCCGCAGGGGCGGCTGGAAACCGACATCCTCGTTGCCCTGACCCGCGTTCCGCGCGCCATGGGCGAAGGGGGCGACCGGTCCCTCATCCGCGCGCTTTCCGCCGACCTGAAGCTCGACGATTTCGACCCGCTCGATTGTGACCTCGGCACCCCTTGGCAGGGGCCGAGCCCAGCCGCGCTGAAACCCCTTATCGACGATCCCTGGCGCAATTCCGGCGACACGGTCGAGCGGCTGGAGCGGCTTGCGGCCGATCTCGTCGCCGGCACGGCCAGGTTCGACCCGGAATGGCGCGCGACCGCCGCCGTCTTGAGCGAAATCGAGCAGACGATTCGCCCGGCGCTTCGTGCCTGCGGCGAACGCGAGATCGCCGGCCTTCTTGCCGGTCTCGACGGCCGCTTCGTCGCACCGGGGCCGGCGGGCGCGCCGACCCGCGGCCGCCTCGACGTGCTGCCCACCGGACGCAACTTCTATTCGCTCGACACCCGCGCCGTGCCGACGCCCTCGGCCTGGCGGCTCGGACGGAAATCGGCCGAGCGGCTCCTTCAGCGTCATTTCCAGGAACATGGCCGCTACCCGCAAAGCCTCGGCCTGTCGGTCTGGGGCACCTCGAACATGCGCACCGGCGGCGATGACATCGCGCAAGCCCTGGCGCTGATCGGGGCGGAGCCGGCATGGGACCGGACCAACGGACGGGTGACCGGCTTCAACGTCATTCCGTTTGCGAAACTGGCAAGGCCGCGCGTCGACGTGACCCTGCGCATCTCCGGCCTGTTCAGAGATGCCTTTCCGATGCAGATCGACCTGTTCGATTCAGCCGTGCGCGCCGTCGCGGCGCTCGACGAGGAGCAGGCGGACAATCCGATCGCCGCGCGCGTCGCCGCCGAAGCCGAGGAATTGCGGGCGGCAGGCCTCCCGGCGGAGGAAGCGCAACACCGCGCCGGCCACCGGGTGTTCGGCTCGAAGCCCGGCACCTATGGCGCAGGCCTGCAGGCGCTGATCGACGAGAAGCTGTGGGCGAGCCGCGAGGATCTCGCCCGCGCCTATATCGACTGGGGCGGCCATGCCTATGGCGCGGGTGCGGCCGGCGCGCGCGACACGCAAGGCTTTCGCCGGCGGCTTTCCGGCGTCGAGGCGGTCGTCCACAACCAGGACAATCGCGAGCACGATTTGCTCGATTCCGACGACTACTACCAGTTCGAGGGCGGCATGAGCGCGGCGGTCGAGCACGTCTCGGGCGCCAGGCCCGTCGTCTACCACAACGACCATTCGCTGCCCGAGCGCCCGGTGATCCGCACCCTTGAAGAAGAGGTCGGGCGGGTGGTGCGCGCCCGCGTCGTCAACCCGAAATGGATCGCCGGCGTCATGCGCCACGGCTATAAGGGCGCCTTCGAAATCGCCGCGACCCTCGATTACATGTTCGCCTTCGCCGCCACCACCGGCGCCGTGCGCCCGCACCATTTCGAGCTCGCCTATGACGCCTTTATCGCCGATTTGGCGGTGCGAGCCTTCATCGCCGAGGCCAACCCGGCGGCGCTCGAAGAGATCAGCGACCGGTTCCTCGAGGCCATCGACCGCGGCCTGTGGACGCCGAAATCAAACGCCGCCTATCGTGAATTGAAAGCGCTGGCCGGGGCGAGGGAGTGA
- a CDS encoding prephenate dehydratase: MADMQRIAFQGEPGANSHIACREVFPDMEAMACATFEDALAAVSDGSAQLGMIPIENSVAGRVADIHHLLPDSGLFIVGEHFLRVRHCLLGIKGARLADLKEVHSHTQALGQCRAILRELGLEAVPTADTAGAARRVAERGDKNQGAIATRLAAEIYGLAVLKSDIEDEDHNTTRFIIVARERKDPPAGETDVITSFIFRVRNVPAALYKAMGGFATNGVNMTKLESYQLGGTFNATQFYADIEGHPSEHGVKLAFEELEFFTTKFRVLGAYKASPLRRGLSLGGDG; encoded by the coding sequence ATGGCGGACATGCAGAGAATCGCCTTTCAGGGCGAGCCGGGCGCCAATTCGCACATCGCCTGCCGCGAGGTGTTTCCCGACATGGAGGCGATGGCCTGCGCCACGTTCGAGGACGCGCTCGCCGCCGTTTCGGACGGCTCGGCGCAGCTCGGCATGATCCCGATCGAGAACTCGGTCGCCGGCCGGGTCGCCGACATCCATCACCTGCTGCCGGATTCCGGCCTGTTCATCGTCGGCGAGCATTTCCTGCGGGTGCGCCACTGCCTGCTCGGAATCAAGGGCGCGCGCCTGGCCGATCTGAAGGAAGTGCACAGCCACACCCAGGCGCTCGGCCAGTGCCGCGCCATCCTGCGCGAGCTCGGCCTCGAGGCGGTCCCGACCGCCGACACCGCGGGCGCCGCCCGCCGCGTCGCCGAGCGCGGCGACAAGAACCAGGGCGCCATCGCCACGCGCCTTGCCGCCGAAATCTACGGTCTTGCCGTGTTGAAGAGCGACATCGAGGACGAGGACCATAACACCACCCGCTTCATCATCGTGGCGCGGGAGCGCAAGGACCCGCCGGCGGGCGAGACCGACGTGATCACCTCATTCATCTTCCGGGTGCGCAACGTTCCCGCCGCGCTCTACAAGGCGATGGGCGGGTTTGCCACCAACGGCGTCAACATGACCAAGCTTGAGTCCTATCAGCTCGGCGGCACCTTCAACGCCACCCAGTTCTACGCCGACATCGAGGGGCATCCTTCCGAGCACGGGGTCAAGCTCGCCTTCGAAGAGCTCGAATTCTTCACCACCAAGTTCCGCGTTCTCGGCGCCTACAAGGCAAGCCCCCTGCGCCGCGGCCTCAGCCTTGGCGGCGACGGTTAG
- the cobW gene encoding cobalamin biosynthesis protein CobW, with product MDASQKIPATVITGFLGAGKTTVIRYLLKNAGGRRIALIINEFGDVGVDAELIKGCGEPLCREDDIVELANGCICCTVADDFLPAMARLLEREAPPQHIVVETSGLALPQPLVRAFNWPEISARISVDGVIAVVDSAAVAEGRFADDEAAVAAQRAADPALEHENPLSELFEDQLACADMILLNKADLVEEAALAGIEEDLRGAVRAGVHFVRAREGVVDPAIAFGLGAAAEADLNARNSHHEMNGEGEHDHDDFDSFSVAFGPVGDRTDLLGRIAEAIRAHDILRVKGFVAVNGAPARLVVQAVGPRISAYFDRPWRPDEPRASSLVVIGEQGLDRAAITRDLQS from the coding sequence ATGGACGCCTCGCAGAAGATACCGGCTACCGTGATCACCGGGTTTCTCGGCGCCGGCAAGACCACGGTCATCCGCTATCTTCTAAAGAATGCCGGTGGGCGGCGGATCGCGCTCATCATCAACGAGTTCGGCGATGTCGGCGTCGATGCCGAGCTGATCAAGGGCTGCGGCGAGCCGCTGTGCCGGGAAGACGACATCGTCGAGCTGGCGAACGGCTGCATCTGCTGCACGGTGGCCGACGATTTCCTGCCGGCCATGGCGCGGCTTCTGGAGCGCGAGGCGCCGCCGCAGCACATCGTCGTCGAGACCTCGGGGCTGGCGCTGCCGCAGCCGCTGGTGCGGGCCTTCAACTGGCCGGAGATATCCGCCAGGATCAGCGTCGACGGGGTGATCGCGGTGGTCGACAGCGCGGCCGTCGCCGAGGGCCGCTTCGCCGACGACGAAGCGGCGGTGGCGGCGCAACGGGCCGCCGACCCGGCGCTCGAGCATGAAAACCCCCTTTCCGAGCTGTTCGAAGACCAGCTCGCCTGTGCCGACATGATCCTCCTGAACAAAGCCGACCTCGTCGAAGAGGCAGCGCTTGCCGGCATTGAAGAGGACTTGAGAGGGGCGGTGCGCGCCGGCGTGCATTTCGTGCGCGCGCGCGAGGGGGTCGTCGATCCGGCCATCGCGTTCGGCCTCGGCGCCGCGGCGGAGGCCGACCTCAACGCCCGCAATTCGCATCACGAGATGAACGGCGAGGGCGAGCACGATCACGACGATTTCGACAGCTTCTCCGTTGCCTTCGGGCCGGTCGGCGACCGCACCGACCTTCTCGGCCGCATTGCCGAGGCCATCCGCGCCCACGACATTCTGCGCGTGAAGGGCTTCGTCGCCGTCAACGGCGCGCCGGCGCGCCTCGTCGTGCAGGCGGTGGGCCCGCGCATTTCCGCCTATTTCGACCGCCCGTGGCGGCCCGACGAACCGCGCGCCTCTTCGCTGGTGGTGATCGGCGAGCAGGGCCTTGACCGCGCCGCGATCACGCGCGATTTGCAGAGCTAG
- a CDS encoding cytochrome c family protein, protein MLDAFELNKIIGAVLFALLLMLGIGVVSDTIFDVEAPETPGYAIEAAEEAPAQKPTEAAAVAPIGERLAAASAEKGETVAKKCATCHTFDAGGANRVGPNLHGIVGRDLASHQGFAYSQAMKSEGGSWTYEELDRFLEAPKKFLPGTAMAFAGLRKPGDRADIILYLKSISPDAPPLPQ, encoded by the coding sequence ATGCTCGATGCCTTTGAACTGAACAAGATAATCGGCGCCGTTCTCTTCGCCCTCTTGCTGATGCTCGGTATCGGCGTCGTCTCCGACACGATCTTCGACGTCGAGGCGCCGGAAACGCCGGGCTACGCCATCGAGGCCGCCGAAGAGGCCCCTGCGCAAAAGCCCACGGAGGCCGCGGCGGTAGCGCCGATTGGCGAGCGCCTGGCCGCGGCCAGCGCCGAAAAGGGCGAAACCGTCGCTAAGAAATGCGCGACCTGCCACACTTTCGATGCCGGCGGGGCGAACCGGGTCGGACCGAACCTGCACGGCATCGTCGGCCGCGACCTGGCCAGCCACCAGGGTTTTGCCTATTCCCAAGCGATGAAGAGTGAGGGCGGCTCATGGACCTACGAGGAGCTCGACCGCTTTCTCGAGGCACCGAAAAAATTCCTTCCCGGCACCGCCATGGCCTTTGCCGGCCTCAGGAAACCGGGCGACCGGGCCGACATCATTCTGTATCTGAAGAGCATCAGCCCGGACGCGCCGCCGCTGCCGCAATAG
- the cobO gene encoding cob(I)yrinic acid a,c-diamide adenosyltransferase has product MGDKKEQMTEAELDARHAEKMRRKKEARAKILATKTIEKGLLIVHTGKGKGKSTAAFGLVMRALGHGFKVGIVQFVKGAWETGERKVLERFPDLVTIKAMGEGFTWETQDRQRDIAAARAAWDKAKEMLADASYKMVLLDELNIVLRYGYLPLDEVVEALKKRPQGTHVIVTGRNAKDKLIEAADLVTDMTMVKHPFRSGVKAQAGIEF; this is encoded by the coding sequence ATGGGCGACAAGAAGGAACAGATGACGGAAGCCGAGCTCGATGCGAGGCACGCCGAGAAAATGCGCCGCAAGAAGGAGGCGCGGGCCAAGATCCTGGCCACCAAGACGATCGAGAAGGGGCTGCTGATTGTCCATACCGGCAAGGGCAAGGGAAAGTCGACGGCTGCCTTCGGGCTGGTCATGCGCGCGCTCGGCCACGGCTTCAAGGTGGGCATCGTGCAATTCGTCAAGGGCGCCTGGGAGACCGGCGAGCGCAAGGTGCTGGAGCGCTTCCCGGACCTCGTCACCATCAAGGCGATGGGCGAGGGCTTTACCTGGGAGACCCAGGACCGGCAGCGCGACATCGCCGCGGCGCGCGCCGCCTGGGACAAGGCCAAGGAGATGCTGGCCGACGCGAGCTACAAGATGGTGCTGCTCGACGAACTCAACATCGTGCTGCGCTACGGCTATCTGCCGCTGGATGAGGTGGTCGAGGCATTGAAGAAGCGCCCGCAAGGGACGCATGTCATCGTCACCGGCCGCAACGCCAAGGACAAGCTGATCGAAGCCGCCGACCTCGTCACCGACATGACCATGGTCAAGCACCCGTTCCGCTCCGGCGTCAAGGCGCAGGCGGGAATCGAGTTTTGA
- a CDS encoding FAD-dependent oxidoreductase, with amino-acid sequence MYGAERAAPRPPRKVTMLQRTPGPMGRSLGKTTGWVHRMELKRAGVAQIPGARYERIDDEGPHVRVDGQARTIAADTIVLCAGQVERNALAAAVKPAGVPVHVIGGAKRAVELDAQRAIDEGVRLGARL; translated from the coding sequence TTGTACGGCGCCGAACGGGCGGCCCCTCGCCCGCCGCGCAAGGTCACCATGCTGCAACGCACGCCGGGGCCGATGGGAAGGAGCCTCGGCAAGACCACCGGCTGGGTCCACCGCATGGAGCTGAAGCGGGCCGGCGTGGCGCAGATTCCGGGCGCCCGATACGAGCGCATCGACGATGAAGGCCCGCACGTCCGGGTCGATGGGCAGGCCCGGACCATCGCCGCCGACACCATCGTGCTCTGCGCCGGCCAGGTCGAGCGCAATGCGCTTGCCGCGGCGGTGAAACCCGCCGGCGTGCCGGTCCACGTCATCGGCGGCGCCAAGCGCGCGGTCGAGCTCGACGCCCAGCGCGCCATCGACGAGGGGGTGCGGCTGGGGGCGCGGCTTTAG
- a CDS encoding NADPH-dependent 2,4-dienoyl-CoA reductase has product MAFPHLFTPIRAGPFKLANRIVMGSMHTGLEGREDGLRRLAAFYAERAAAGAPLIVTGGWSPDEAGQIGAQPNLFDKAETATGHRIVTGAVHEAGGRILLQLLHGGRYATRPELVAPSAIRAPISRLTPRALTGAEVRATIAAFANAAALALEAGYDGVEVMGSEGYLITQFLAPCTNRREDEWGGPLENRARFAVETVKAVRAALGPEHMLMYRISVLDLVEDALAQEEILWLARRLEAAGADIFDTGIGWHEARIPTVAQAVPRGAFRWTARAVKEAVTVPVIATNRINTPELADEIIAAGDADMVSLARPFLADPEFTAKAARGEAHRINSCIACNQSCLDRIFVGKVATCLVNPRACHETEIVIGPAAARKRIAVVGAGPAGLAAAVTLAERGHAVTLFEQADRIGGQLNLARNVPGKEEFDETLRYFSLRLKETGVNLRLSTRADAGALEGFDEAVLAAGVSPRRGVVEGEDHPSVASYADILSGARTAGERVAIIGAGGIGFDVALFLTDPGDRAHRDPAAFRRHWGIGVERAAPRPPRKVTMLQRSPGRMGETLGKTTGWVHRMELKRAGVAQISGVTYERIDDEGLHIRVDREARTIAADSIVLCAGQVERIELAAALNGAGIRVHVIGGAKRAVELDAQRAIDEGVRLGAGV; this is encoded by the coding sequence ATGGCTTTCCCGCATCTCTTTACGCCCATCCGGGCAGGCCCGTTCAAGCTTGCCAACCGCATCGTCATGGGCTCGATGCACACCGGTCTCGAAGGGCGCGAGGACGGCTTGCGGCGGCTTGCCGCCTTCTATGCCGAGCGGGCGGCGGCCGGCGCGCCGCTGATCGTCACCGGCGGCTGGTCGCCGGACGAAGCCGGCCAGATCGGCGCGCAACCCAACCTGTTCGATAAGGCCGAAACCGCCACCGGCCACCGCATCGTCACCGGCGCGGTGCACGAGGCAGGCGGGCGCATCCTGTTGCAGCTTCTCCATGGCGGCCGCTACGCCACGCGCCCTGAGCTGGTGGCGCCGTCGGCGATCCGCGCGCCGATCAGCCGCCTGACCCCGCGCGCGCTCACCGGCGCCGAGGTCAGGGCGACCATCGCCGCCTTCGCCAACGCCGCCGCGCTTGCGCTTGAAGCCGGCTATGACGGCGTCGAGGTGATGGGCTCGGAAGGCTATCTGATCACCCAGTTTCTCGCCCCGTGCACCAACCGGCGCGAGGACGAATGGGGCGGGCCGCTCGAAAACCGGGCGCGTTTCGCAGTCGAGACGGTAAAGGCGGTGCGCGCCGCGCTCGGGCCCGAGCACATGCTGATGTATCGCATCTCGGTGCTCGATCTCGTCGAGGACGCGTTGGCGCAGGAGGAAATTCTCTGGCTTGCCCGCCGACTGGAGGCGGCGGGCGCAGATATCTTCGATACCGGCATCGGCTGGCACGAGGCGCGGATCCCGACCGTGGCCCAGGCCGTGCCGCGCGGCGCCTTCAGATGGACCGCGCGTGCCGTCAAGGAGGCGGTCACGGTTCCCGTCATCGCCACCAACCGCATCAATACGCCCGAGCTTGCCGATGAGATCATCGCCGCGGGCGACGCCGACATGGTTTCGCTCGCCCGGCCGTTCCTCGCCGATCCCGAATTCACCGCCAAGGCGGCGCGCGGCGAGGCGCACCGCATCAATAGCTGCATCGCCTGCAACCAGTCCTGCCTCGACCGGATTTTCGTCGGCAAGGTGGCGACCTGCCTGGTCAATCCGCGCGCCTGCCACGAGACCGAGATCGTGATCGGGCCGGCCGCGGCGCGGAAACGTATCGCCGTCGTCGGCGCGGGGCCGGCGGGGCTCGCGGCGGCGGTAACGCTCGCCGAGCGCGGCCATGCCGTCACCCTGTTCGAGCAAGCCGACCGCATCGGCGGCCAGCTCAATCTCGCCCGCAACGTGCCGGGAAAGGAGGAGTTCGACGAGACGCTGCGCTATTTTTCGCTGCGGCTCAAAGAGACCGGCGTGAACTTGCGCCTTTCGACGCGCGCCGACGCGGGCGCGCTCGAAGGCTTCGACGAGGCGGTGCTGGCGGCCGGCGTCAGCCCCCGCCGCGGCGTCGTCGAAGGCGAGGATCACCCGAGCGTGGCGAGCTATGCCGACATCCTGTCGGGAGCGCGGACGGCCGGCGAGCGGGTGGCGATCATCGGCGCCGGCGGCATCGGCTTCGACGTCGCCCTGTTCCTCACCGACCCCGGCGACCGCGCCCACCGCGACCCGGCCGCCTTCCGCCGCCATTGGGGCATCGGCGTCGAACGGGCGGCCCCTCGCCCGCCGCGCAAGGTCACCATGCTGCAACGGTCGCCCGGCCGCATGGGCGAGACCCTCGGCAAGACCACCGGCTGGGTGCACCGCATGGAGCTGAAGCGGGCTGGCGTCGCGCAGATCTCAGGCGTGACTTACGAGCGCATCGACGATGAAGGGCTGCACATCCGCGTCGACCGGGAGGCCCGGACCATCGCCGCCGACAGCATCGTGCTCTGCGCCGGCCAGGTCGAGCGCATCGAGCTTGCCGCGGCGCTGAATGGCGCCGGCATCCGCGTCCATGTCATCGGCGGCGCCAAGCGCGCGGTCGAGCTCGACGCCCAACGCGCCATCGACGAGGGGGTCAGGCTGGGCGCGGGGGTTTGA
- a CDS encoding cupin domain-containing protein: MFEPLAEARGLRIERIVSTGQATPQGAWLDQEQSEWVALLSGGARLLIEGEAEERCLKPGDWLLLPAHCRHRVIWTSDREPTVWLAAHFSKSGAAVGSDC; encoded by the coding sequence ATGTTCGAGCCCTTGGCCGAAGCACGCGGGCTGCGCATCGAGCGGATCGTCTCGACCGGCCAGGCGACGCCGCAAGGCGCATGGCTCGATCAGGAGCAATCGGAATGGGTCGCCCTGCTCAGCGGCGGCGCGCGGCTGCTCATCGAGGGCGAGGCGGAGGAGCGATGCCTTAAGCCGGGAGACTGGCTGCTGCTTCCCGCCCATTGCCGCCATCGGGTGATCTGGACGAGCGATCGGGAGCCCACCGTGTGGCTCGCCGCGCATTTTTCAAAATCCGGCGCGGCGGTGGGGTCCGACTGTTAA